One region of Corynebacterium capitovis DSM 44611 genomic DNA includes:
- the lipB gene encoding lipoyl(octanoyl) transferase LipB — protein sequence MSSAPRDPFFPADASIRSSAAPISVRELGLIDYEEAWRLQAELAKQRGRDEIGDTVLVLEHPSTYTAGKRTQPSDLPQDGSTVVTVDRGGRITWHGEGQLVVYPIIKLADPVDVVDYVRRLEEAIIEAVRAVGVPTAGRIDGRSGVWVPHTTLAADPAAPRRDRKLAAIGIRVTRGVTMHGLAINCNNSLEAYEHIVACGIDDADVSTLSLELGREVTPDDIARPLLPALDSALAGTLAVADHTFASAPDPSKGLRKAAQ from the coding sequence ATGTCCTCCGCCCCTCGCGACCCTTTCTTTCCAGCCGACGCCTCGATCCGATCCTCAGCCGCTCCCATATCGGTGCGCGAGCTGGGGCTCATAGACTACGAGGAGGCGTGGCGCCTGCAGGCCGAGCTGGCCAAGCAACGCGGGCGCGACGAGATTGGTGACACCGTGCTCGTCCTCGAGCACCCATCAACCTACACCGCGGGCAAGCGCACGCAGCCGTCCGATTTGCCTCAGGATGGCTCCACGGTCGTGACGGTGGACCGCGGGGGGCGCATCACCTGGCACGGGGAGGGCCAGCTCGTGGTCTATCCCATCATCAAGCTCGCCGACCCGGTTGACGTCGTGGACTACGTGCGCCGGCTCGAGGAGGCGATTATTGAGGCCGTACGAGCCGTCGGAGTTCCCACGGCGGGGCGGATCGACGGCCGCTCCGGGGTGTGGGTACCCCACACCACACTGGCCGCGGACCCGGCAGCCCCGCGCCGGGACCGCAAGCTTGCCGCCATCGGGATCCGCGTCACCCGCGGCGTCACGATGCACGGTCTAGCGATCAACTGCAATAACAGCCTTGAGGCGTACGAGCACATCGTCGCTTGCGGGATCGACGACGCTGACGTGTCCACCCTGAGCCTCGAGCTGGGCCGCGAGGTCACTCCGGACGATATAGCGCGACCCCTTCTCCCCGCGCTGGACTCTGCCCTTGCCGGCACGCTCGCGGTGGCCGACCACACCTTCGCTTCGGCGCCGGACCCGTCGAAGGGCTTGCGCAAGGCGGCTCAATAG
- the gcvT gene encoding glycine cleavage system aminomethyltransferase GcvT, translated as MPESPLLSAHEALGASFTDFGGWTMPLKYGSELEEHRAVRNDVGIFDLSHMGDISVSGPDAAAFLDYCLISPMANLKVGKAKYSMIVAEDGGILDDLITYRLADERFLVVPNAANTDTVWQAFRARATGFDVELRNQSEETGLVAVQGPRACEVIEPLLDASPADLSYYSAAEMTMRTGTGDVSVLVARTGYTGEDGFELFASFADTPAVWEAVIGSGIPCGLAARDSLRLEASMPLYGHELTKDITPVEAGMSRAFQKKEGDFVGKSALSGREPRTVIAGLTSEQRRAAREGSEIFLGDQRIGVVTSGQPSPTLGHPVALAHVDPAHADVGTDVDVDIRGRRYPFRISQTPFYKRKDA; from the coding sequence ATGCCAGAATCTCCCCTTTTGTCCGCCCACGAGGCGCTCGGTGCGTCGTTCACCGACTTCGGTGGTTGGACCATGCCCCTCAAGTACGGCTCCGAACTCGAAGAACACCGCGCCGTGCGCAATGACGTCGGTATCTTCGATCTATCCCATATGGGTGACATCTCCGTGAGCGGACCAGATGCAGCCGCGTTTCTGGATTACTGCCTCATCTCCCCCATGGCCAACCTGAAGGTGGGCAAGGCAAAGTACTCAATGATTGTCGCCGAGGATGGCGGCATTCTCGACGACCTCATCACCTACCGGCTCGCAGACGAGCGCTTCCTCGTCGTGCCCAACGCAGCCAACACCGACACCGTGTGGCAGGCGTTCCGGGCGCGGGCGACGGGCTTCGATGTCGAATTGCGCAATCAAAGTGAAGAAACCGGTCTCGTTGCGGTCCAAGGGCCCCGGGCGTGTGAGGTCATCGAGCCTCTTCTCGACGCCTCCCCCGCCGACCTGAGCTACTACTCCGCCGCGGAAATGACGATGCGCACCGGTACAGGCGACGTGAGCGTGCTCGTAGCCCGCACCGGTTACACCGGTGAGGACGGATTCGAACTCTTCGCGTCATTCGCCGACACTCCCGCGGTGTGGGAGGCGGTGATCGGTTCTGGCATCCCCTGCGGTCTCGCTGCGCGTGACTCCCTCCGGTTGGAAGCCTCCATGCCCTTATACGGCCACGAGCTGACGAAGGACATCACGCCGGTCGAGGCGGGCATGTCTCGGGCGTTCCAGAAGAAAGAGGGTGACTTCGTGGGCAAAAGCGCCCTTTCCGGTCGGGAGCCGCGCACGGTCATCGCGGGCCTCACCTCCGAGCAGCGGCGCGCTGCACGCGAGGGGTCGGAAATCTTCCTCGGGGACCAGCGCATCGGTGTCGTGACCTCCGGCCAGCCCTCCCCCACGCTCGGCCACCCCGTCGCGCTCGCCCACGTTGATCCTGCCCACGCTGACGTCGGAACTGACGTCGACGTTGACATCCGCGGACGCCGCTACCCGTTTAGGATTAGTCAGACCCCGTTTTACAAACGAAAGGACGCGTAA
- the gcvP gene encoding aminomethyl-transferring glycine dehydrogenase has protein sequence MDYISRHIGPDQSEQREMLAVLGYNSATDLVSAAMPPGIKASTEISLPAPLTEAQAQGRLRELASKNTVLKAFHGQGFSSTITPPVIRRGIVEDAGWYTAYTPYQPEISQGRLEALLNFQTMVEDLTGLPVSNASLLDEASAAAEAVGLMSRAVKKGRRVLLDARLHPQVLAVSAERARAIDLEVEVIDIAQPVVGDDIVGAVVAYPGTEGDAVDPRPVIEAVHERGGLVTVDADILALTLLESPGELGADIAVGTTQRFGVPLFYGGPHAAYMTVSDKLKRQIPGRIVGVSVDAEGYPAYRLALQTREQHIRRERATSNICTAQALLAVTASMYAVYHGPDGLREIARTAHGYAARFAASISEARVGTVKYDRFFDTVAVDVPGRAAEIKDALAREGYLVRGVGADTVVVSFGENTEEADLAALVGGFGASVAESAEDRLPELARSTDFLTHEVFNEVHSETQMMRYIRKLGDKDLALDRTMIPLGSCTMKLNPTAGLEAITWPGFADVHPFTPDEYTAGWRELINELTEWLVELTGYAAVSLQPNSGAMGELAGLLAIRRYHLSRGEIGRDICLIPASAHGTNAASATLANLRVAVVKTADDGSIDLADLDAKLEEYGERVAAIMLTYPSTHGVYEDTVQTVSEKVHAAGGQVYIDGANMNALTGIARPGDFGGDVSHLNLHKTFTIPHGGGGPGVGPIGVAEHLVPFLPSDPQQTREDATTETPVDRGVPVASTTYGSAGVLPISWAYIAMSGADGLRQATERAVLGANYLAHELGEDYPVLYTGEHGLVGHECILDLNGIAKETGVTATDVAKRLVDYGFHAPTLAFPVAGTLMVEPTESEDLGELKRFVEAMRSIRAEAQEIADGSVDYDTSVIHNAPYTALSVSRTEWPYEFSREQAAYPVPSLRHDKYFPPVRRIDEAFGDRNLVCACPPPEAFDITPQPVEENDVTATEENKK, from the coding sequence TTGGATTACATCTCCCGTCACATCGGCCCGGACCAGTCAGAGCAGCGCGAGATGCTCGCGGTCCTGGGTTACAACAGTGCGACCGACCTAGTATCTGCGGCCATGCCCCCCGGCATCAAAGCCTCTACTGAGATCTCGTTGCCCGCTCCTCTCACGGAGGCCCAGGCGCAGGGCCGTTTGCGAGAACTCGCCAGCAAAAATACGGTGCTCAAAGCCTTCCACGGCCAGGGTTTTTCTTCCACGATCACACCGCCCGTGATCCGCCGGGGCATCGTTGAAGACGCAGGCTGGTACACCGCGTACACCCCGTACCAGCCCGAGATCTCCCAGGGGCGGCTCGAAGCCCTCCTCAACTTCCAAACGATGGTGGAAGACCTCACCGGCTTACCTGTCTCCAACGCATCGCTTCTCGACGAAGCTTCGGCCGCCGCGGAGGCCGTCGGCCTCATGTCGCGGGCCGTGAAGAAGGGCCGCAGGGTTCTTCTCGACGCCCGCCTCCACCCGCAGGTCCTCGCGGTGAGCGCCGAACGTGCTCGCGCGATCGACCTCGAAGTTGAGGTGATCGACATCGCGCAGCCGGTCGTCGGCGATGACATCGTCGGTGCCGTCGTGGCGTACCCCGGCACGGAGGGCGATGCCGTCGATCCGCGCCCCGTCATCGAGGCCGTCCACGAGCGCGGCGGCCTTGTCACCGTTGACGCCGACATTCTGGCGTTGACACTTCTCGAATCGCCGGGTGAGCTCGGAGCCGATATCGCCGTGGGCACGACGCAGCGCTTCGGCGTCCCACTGTTTTACGGCGGTCCTCACGCCGCGTACATGACCGTCTCGGACAAGCTCAAGCGCCAAATCCCAGGCCGCATCGTCGGCGTGTCCGTTGACGCGGAAGGCTACCCCGCCTACCGCCTCGCGCTGCAGACGAGGGAGCAACACATCCGCCGCGAGCGGGCCACGTCCAATATCTGCACGGCCCAGGCATTGCTCGCGGTGACCGCTTCGATGTACGCGGTCTACCACGGCCCGGATGGGCTCAGGGAGATCGCGCGAACGGCGCATGGTTATGCAGCGCGGTTCGCGGCGTCGATAAGCGAGGCCCGCGTGGGCACTGTCAAGTACGACCGCTTCTTCGATACCGTCGCCGTGGATGTGCCGGGTCGCGCCGCGGAGATCAAGGACGCCTTGGCCCGGGAAGGCTACCTCGTTCGTGGTGTCGGCGCCGACACCGTGGTGGTCAGCTTCGGTGAAAACACCGAGGAGGCCGACCTCGCCGCCCTCGTCGGCGGTTTCGGGGCGAGCGTGGCGGAGTCGGCGGAAGACCGTCTGCCCGAGCTGGCCCGCAGCACCGATTTCCTCACCCATGAGGTGTTCAACGAGGTCCATTCGGAAACCCAGATGATGCGCTACATCCGCAAGCTGGGCGATAAGGACCTCGCGCTTGATCGCACGATGATCCCGCTCGGTTCGTGCACGATGAAGCTCAACCCCACCGCAGGACTGGAAGCAATCACGTGGCCCGGATTCGCCGATGTCCACCCCTTCACGCCGGATGAGTACACGGCCGGTTGGCGCGAGCTGATCAATGAGCTGACCGAATGGCTCGTGGAACTCACCGGGTACGCCGCCGTCTCGCTGCAACCGAACTCGGGTGCCATGGGCGAGCTCGCGGGGCTACTGGCTATCCGTCGCTACCACCTGTCCAGGGGCGAGATCGGGCGTGACATCTGCCTCATTCCGGCGTCGGCGCACGGGACGAATGCCGCCTCCGCGACCCTTGCGAACCTCCGCGTGGCAGTTGTAAAGACGGCCGACGATGGCTCCATTGACCTGGCCGATCTTGACGCGAAGCTGGAGGAATACGGCGAGCGCGTAGCCGCCATCATGCTCACGTACCCGTCGACACACGGCGTGTACGAGGACACAGTGCAGACCGTCTCGGAGAAGGTGCACGCCGCCGGCGGCCAGGTCTACATCGACGGCGCGAACATGAACGCGCTGACGGGGATTGCCCGCCCGGGCGACTTCGGCGGAGACGTCAGCCACCTGAACCTGCACAAGACGTTCACCATCCCCCACGGGGGAGGCGGGCCCGGGGTCGGTCCCATCGGGGTGGCCGAGCACCTTGTTCCCTTCCTCCCCTCCGATCCTCAGCAAACCCGCGAGGACGCAACCACGGAAACCCCCGTAGACCGGGGTGTGCCCGTCGCGTCGACAACCTACGGCTCGGCGGGCGTGCTGCCGATTTCCTGGGCCTACATCGCGATGAGCGGAGCTGATGGGTTGCGCCAGGCCACCGAGCGCGCGGTGCTGGGCGCGAACTACCTGGCTCACGAGCTCGGTGAGGACTACCCGGTCCTGTACACAGGTGAACATGGCCTGGTTGGTCACGAGTGCATCCTGGACCTCAACGGCATTGCCAAAGAAACCGGGGTGACCGCCACCGATGTGGCGAAGCGCCTCGTAGACTACGGTTTCCACGCCCCGACGCTGGCTTTCCCCGTCGCCGGTACGCTCATGGTCGAGCCGACCGAGTCCGAAGACCTGGGAGAGCTCAAGCGCTTCGTGGAGGCAATGCGCAGCATCCGCGCCGAGGCACAAGAGATTGCCGACGGCTCCGTGGACTACGACACATCCGTCATCCACAACGCGCCGTACACCGCGCTCAGTGTCTCGCGGACGGAGTGGCCGTACGAGTTCAGCCGCGAACAGGCCGCCTACCCCGTCCCCAGTTTGCGCCACGACAAGTACTTTCCCCCGGTACGGCGCATCGACGAGGCATTCGGTGACCGCAACCTCGTGTGCGCGTGTCCGCCACCGGAGGCGTTCGACATCACGCCGCAGCCGGTTGAAGAGAACGATGTGACCGCGACGGAAGAAAACAAGAAGTAG
- the panB gene encoding 3-methyl-2-oxobutanoate hydroxymethyltransferase, whose protein sequence is MTNRTPTYTPHYADGDKPIRLRDLVALKGQRPWAMLTAYDYSSARVFSAAGIECLLVGDSAANVVLGYDSTSRIGVAEMSTLAAAVVRGAGRAFVVVDLPFGSYEASNEQAVRSATELLSASGAHAVKIEGGQRIAPRIRALKDAGLAVCAHVGFTPQSVSSLGGFRVQGRGDGAAQVRADTDAVVAAGADLVVFEMVPAELAADITSACPVPTIGIGAGPGTDAQVLVWHDMARMIPGAVSPRFAPAFGEVGQSLIDAAVAYRTAVERGSFPAAEHSFAS, encoded by the coding sequence ATGACCAATCGAACCCCGACTTACACCCCGCACTACGCCGACGGGGACAAACCGATCCGCCTGCGCGACCTCGTTGCCCTCAAAGGACAACGTCCCTGGGCCATGCTCACGGCATACGACTACTCCTCGGCCCGGGTGTTCTCGGCCGCTGGGATCGAGTGCCTGCTGGTCGGGGACTCCGCTGCCAATGTCGTGCTTGGTTACGACTCGACAAGCCGCATCGGCGTCGCGGAGATGTCCACGCTTGCCGCAGCCGTTGTTCGCGGGGCGGGGCGGGCCTTTGTCGTCGTGGACCTCCCCTTCGGAAGCTACGAGGCGTCCAACGAGCAAGCGGTGCGTAGCGCCACCGAGCTGTTGTCAGCTTCCGGGGCGCACGCCGTCAAAATCGAGGGCGGACAGCGCATTGCCCCGCGTATCAGGGCGCTCAAAGACGCTGGGCTTGCCGTGTGCGCCCATGTGGGGTTCACACCGCAGTCCGTGAGCTCCCTGGGTGGGTTCCGGGTGCAGGGCAGAGGCGACGGCGCCGCGCAGGTGCGCGCGGACACCGATGCCGTCGTAGCTGCCGGAGCCGACCTCGTTGTCTTCGAGATGGTCCCCGCCGAGCTCGCGGCGGACATCACGAGCGCCTGCCCGGTGCCGACCATCGGCATCGGCGCGGGGCCCGGAACCGACGCCCAAGTTCTCGTCTGGCATGACATGGCGCGGATGATCCCGGGAGCCGTGTCGCCGCGCTTCGCGCCCGCGTTCGGCGAGGTTGGGCAATCGCTCATCGACGCCGCCGTGGCCTACCGAACCGCCGTCGAGCGGGGAAGCTTCCCGGCAGCCGAGCACAGCTTCGCGTCCTAA
- a CDS encoding leucyl aminopeptidase, whose amino-acid sequence MTYPTFNVSLPARGRTLHTEFVTSVPADPGAALVPVAKGEGLEVPVTALGAGGLLEALESMGATGKAGEITRVLLDGRVVIAFGLGDSDEIDDEAVRRATGSLARALSGVPRATITTEFGVGPVVEGLLLGGYSYAGLKNPGEDDAETPDSTTRITVVGDEGNRADYDRAVAAAESTLLARDLVNTPANFLYPESYAEIISQVAGQCGVQVEVFDEDYLEKNGFGGILAVGRGSARPPRLVHLTWHPAGAATSVALVGKGITFDTGGISLKPASKMEEMISDMGGSAAMVGALSAAARLNLNVRVEAWLPLAENMPSGSATRPGDVITHYGGITSEVLNTDAEGRLVLADAIARASEDHPDYLLEAATLTGAQLVALGNRTAAVMGSEELRDLVAGIGRSVGEPAWAMPLLEEQEEEMTSPVADIRNVHNARTGGMLYAGLYLSRFVADGTQWVHLDVAGPAWNSAGTYGYTPKRATGAPVRTLVATLERIAAGL is encoded by the coding sequence GTGACGTACCCAACTTTCAACGTGTCTCTGCCGGCCCGCGGTCGAACCCTCCACACGGAGTTCGTCACCTCCGTCCCTGCCGATCCGGGGGCGGCGCTCGTCCCCGTCGCCAAGGGAGAAGGCCTTGAGGTCCCGGTGACCGCTTTAGGCGCCGGCGGACTCCTCGAAGCTTTGGAGTCCATGGGCGCGACCGGCAAGGCCGGGGAGATCACTCGGGTCCTTCTCGACGGTCGCGTGGTCATCGCCTTCGGCCTCGGAGATTCCGACGAGATTGACGACGAGGCGGTGCGCCGCGCAACGGGTTCGCTCGCTCGCGCGCTCTCCGGCGTTCCGCGCGCGACCATCACCACCGAGTTCGGGGTCGGCCCCGTCGTCGAAGGGTTGTTGCTCGGTGGGTATTCCTACGCGGGGCTGAAAAACCCCGGGGAGGACGACGCGGAGACCCCGGATTCCACCACGCGAATCACGGTCGTCGGCGACGAAGGCAACCGGGCGGACTACGACCGCGCCGTCGCTGCCGCCGAGTCCACGCTTCTTGCCCGCGACCTCGTCAACACCCCCGCCAATTTCCTTTACCCCGAGTCCTACGCCGAGATCATCAGCCAGGTCGCCGGGCAATGCGGTGTCCAGGTCGAAGTCTTCGACGAGGATTACCTGGAGAAAAACGGGTTCGGCGGGATTCTCGCCGTCGGCCGGGGTTCTGCGCGACCGCCTCGGCTGGTCCACTTGACGTGGCACCCCGCTGGCGCGGCGACGTCGGTGGCGCTTGTGGGTAAGGGGATCACCTTCGACACGGGTGGCATTTCCCTCAAGCCGGCCTCGAAGATGGAAGAAATGATCTCCGACATGGGCGGGTCCGCCGCGATGGTCGGGGCACTCTCCGCAGCGGCGCGTCTCAACCTCAACGTGCGCGTCGAGGCGTGGCTGCCGCTTGCCGAAAATATGCCATCCGGTTCCGCTACCCGCCCGGGGGACGTAATCACCCACTACGGCGGCATCACGAGCGAGGTTCTTAACACGGACGCAGAAGGGCGCCTCGTGCTTGCCGACGCGATCGCGCGCGCCTCCGAAGACCACCCCGATTACCTTTTGGAAGCGGCCACTCTGACAGGTGCGCAGCTCGTCGCCTTGGGCAACCGGACCGCCGCAGTGATGGGATCCGAAGAGCTGCGTGACCTCGTCGCTGGCATCGGGCGGAGTGTTGGCGAGCCGGCGTGGGCCATGCCGTTGCTGGAGGAGCAGGAGGAAGAGATGACCTCTCCTGTAGCGGATATCCGCAACGTCCACAACGCCCGCACCGGCGGCATGCTCTACGCCGGCCTCTACCTGTCTCGGTTTGTGGCCGACGGAACCCAATGGGTGCACCTAGACGTCGCGGGGCCCGCATGGAACTCCGCCGGGACCTATGGATACACCCCGAAACGCGCAACCGGCGCCCCGGTGCGCACGCTCGTCGCCACACTAGAGCGCATCGCGGCCGGGCTCTAA
- the sucB gene encoding 2-oxoglutarate dehydrogenase, E2 component, dihydrolipoamide succinyltransferase, protein MAHSVEMPELGESVTEGTITTWLKSVGDTVEADEPLLEVSTDKVDTEIPSPVAGVLLEIKAEEDDTVEVGEVIAVIGEEGEGATDADAGASSDSEPADAPAEDSAQHSAEEKPQAAPRSSGSATDVEMPELGESVTEGTITTWLKSVGDTVEVDEPLLEVSTDKVDTEIPSPVAGTLVDILFEEDDTVEVGAVIARVGDADAAASSDDGAQASDGPGEESVADEREEVKEDNATPGEGDNPMDTPEKKPNQGSSANKKGSGESVEVEMPELGESVTEGTITTWLKSVGDIVEVDEPLLEVSTDKVDTEIPSPVEGTILEILAEEDETVDVGQVIARIGDASAGSGDSADSSEPSDTVASGNDDSEELEKDDAKEEERREAKQEEKKLDTAPKDAEESKSSQPSQPTAPRKPAAPREDGKTPYVTPLVRKLAEKHGVDLNTIEGTGIGGRIRKQDVLAAVEGAKPSQEPAAEAKTEAANPRANWSTKSVDPAKQDLIGTTQKVNRIREITAAKMVESLQTTAQLTHVQEVDVTRVAELRKKVKAQFQEKHGVNITYLAFFVKAAAEALVSHPNVNASFNAETKEITYHPDVNIGIAVDTPQGLLVPVIKKAQEKNLAEIAHAITDLADRARNKKLRPDDLSGATFTVTNIGSEGALLDTPILTPPQAGILGTAVIEKRPVIVTEDGIDSIAIRQMCYLPFTYDHQLVDGADAGRFVTTVKDRIEAGNFEADLDL, encoded by the coding sequence ATGGCTCACTCTGTAGAGATGCCGGAGCTCGGCGAGTCCGTCACTGAAGGCACGATTACGACGTGGCTGAAGTCCGTCGGCGACACCGTCGAAGCTGACGAGCCACTGCTGGAAGTCTCCACTGACAAGGTGGATACGGAAATCCCGTCCCCCGTCGCGGGTGTCCTCCTAGAAATCAAGGCCGAGGAAGACGACACCGTCGAGGTCGGCGAGGTCATCGCCGTTATCGGCGAGGAAGGCGAGGGAGCCACGGACGCGGACGCTGGCGCGTCGTCCGACTCCGAGCCTGCGGATGCTCCCGCTGAAGATTCCGCTCAGCATTCTGCTGAAGAGAAGCCTCAAGCGGCGCCGAGGTCCTCCGGTTCCGCGACGGACGTTGAGATGCCAGAGCTCGGTGAGTCCGTAACCGAGGGCACGATTACGACGTGGCTGAAGTCTGTGGGCGACACCGTCGAGGTCGACGAGCCCCTGCTCGAGGTCTCTACGGACAAGGTTGACACTGAAATCCCCTCCCCGGTCGCCGGGACGCTTGTCGACATCCTTTTTGAAGAGGATGACACGGTAGAGGTTGGCGCGGTGATCGCCCGCGTGGGCGACGCCGATGCGGCCGCATCCAGCGATGACGGCGCCCAGGCGAGCGACGGCCCGGGCGAGGAAAGCGTCGCCGACGAGCGTGAGGAAGTCAAGGAAGACAACGCCACTCCCGGCGAGGGCGACAACCCGATGGATACCCCGGAGAAAAAGCCGAACCAGGGTTCCAGCGCAAACAAGAAGGGTTCGGGCGAGTCCGTCGAGGTCGAGATGCCGGAACTCGGCGAGTCCGTAACCGAGGGCACGATCACGACGTGGCTCAAGTCGGTTGGCGATATCGTCGAGGTCGACGAGCCCCTGCTCGAGGTCTCCACCGACAAGGTTGATACTGAAATCCCCTCCCCAGTCGAGGGAACCATCCTCGAGATCCTCGCGGAGGAGGACGAAACTGTCGACGTGGGACAGGTCATCGCCCGCATCGGCGACGCCTCGGCTGGCTCCGGCGACTCTGCCGATTCTTCTGAGCCCAGTGACACCGTCGCCAGCGGCAACGACGACTCCGAGGAGCTGGAAAAGGACGACGCCAAGGAAGAGGAGCGTCGCGAAGCGAAGCAGGAGGAGAAGAAGCTAGACACCGCTCCGAAGGACGCCGAGGAATCCAAGTCCTCTCAGCCCTCTCAACCCACTGCACCGCGTAAGCCCGCCGCTCCGCGCGAGGATGGCAAGACCCCGTACGTGACGCCTCTCGTTCGCAAGCTCGCTGAGAAGCACGGTGTGGACCTGAACACCATCGAGGGAACCGGGATCGGTGGCCGCATCCGCAAGCAGGATGTCCTCGCGGCTGTCGAAGGCGCTAAGCCCTCCCAGGAACCGGCTGCGGAGGCAAAGACGGAAGCCGCGAACCCCCGCGCCAATTGGTCGACGAAGTCCGTCGACCCCGCCAAGCAGGACCTGATCGGAACGACTCAGAAGGTCAACCGTATCCGCGAGATCACGGCCGCGAAGATGGTCGAGTCCCTGCAGACGACCGCCCAGCTCACGCACGTCCAGGAAGTGGATGTCACACGTGTGGCCGAGCTGCGCAAGAAGGTCAAGGCCCAGTTCCAGGAAAAGCACGGGGTGAACATCACCTACCTCGCGTTCTTCGTCAAGGCGGCGGCCGAGGCCCTTGTCTCCCACCCGAACGTCAACGCGTCCTTCAACGCGGAGACCAAGGAGATCACCTACCACCCGGATGTCAATATCGGCATCGCGGTAGACACCCCGCAGGGTTTGCTTGTGCCGGTGATCAAGAAGGCGCAGGAGAAGAACCTCGCTGAGATCGCGCACGCAATCACCGATCTGGCCGACCGCGCTCGCAACAAGAAGCTGAGGCCGGATGACCTCTCCGGAGCGACGTTCACGGTGACCAACATCGGTTCCGAGGGCGCCTTGCTGGACACCCCGATCCTCACCCCGCCGCAGGCTGGCATCCTGGGCACCGCCGTGATCGAGAAGCGCCCGGTCATCGTGACTGAAGATGGCATCGACTCCATCGCCATCCGCCAGATGTGCTACCTGCCGTTCACGTACGATCACCAGCTTGTCGACGGCGCCGACGCAGGCCGGTTTGTCACGACGGTCAAAGACCGCATCGAGGCGGGCAACTTCGAGGCCGATCTGGATCTCTAA
- the lipA gene encoding lipoyl synthase, whose product MTVAPEGRKLLRIEKRNAETPIEQKPRWIRNAVKTGPQYEDLKRKVKGASLHTVCQEAGCPNIHECWESREATFLIGGANCSRRCDFCQINSAKPEPLDRGEPQRVAESVQEMQLNYSTITGVTRDDLEDEGAWLYAEVVRKIHELNPNTGVENLTPDFSGKADLLQEVFEARPEVFAHNVETVPRIFRRIRPAFRYDRSLDVIRQARDFGLITKSNLILGMGETREEVLESLRDLADAGTDIITITQYLRPGPMYHPIERWVKPEEFIEYRDAAYEMGFGAVMSGPLVRSSYRAGKLYVEAMASRGRELPDNLRHLAETSQGDTAQEASTLLNKYGPSKETPVVTR is encoded by the coding sequence GTGACTGTTGCACCTGAAGGCCGCAAGCTGCTTCGCATTGAGAAGCGCAACGCCGAAACCCCGATCGAACAAAAGCCGCGGTGGATCCGCAACGCCGTTAAGACGGGGCCTCAGTACGAGGACTTGAAACGCAAGGTCAAGGGCGCTTCCCTTCACACGGTGTGCCAAGAAGCCGGGTGTCCCAACATCCACGAGTGCTGGGAATCGCGCGAAGCCACCTTCCTTATCGGCGGCGCGAACTGCTCGCGCCGGTGCGACTTCTGCCAGATCAACTCAGCGAAGCCCGAGCCGCTGGACCGCGGCGAGCCCCAGCGCGTTGCCGAGTCCGTCCAGGAAATGCAGTTGAACTACTCCACGATCACGGGCGTGACCCGTGATGACCTCGAGGACGAGGGCGCGTGGCTGTACGCCGAGGTGGTCCGCAAGATCCACGAGCTTAACCCCAACACCGGCGTGGAAAACCTCACCCCGGACTTCTCGGGCAAGGCCGATTTGCTGCAGGAGGTCTTTGAGGCTCGTCCAGAAGTTTTCGCCCACAACGTCGAGACCGTGCCGCGCATTTTCCGCCGCATCCGGCCGGCCTTCCGCTACGACCGTTCCCTTGACGTTATCCGCCAAGCGCGAGATTTCGGGTTGATCACCAAATCCAACCTCATCCTCGGCATGGGTGAGACGCGAGAGGAGGTGCTCGAGTCTCTCCGCGACCTCGCCGATGCAGGCACCGACATCATCACCATCACGCAGTACCTGCGTCCCGGGCCGATGTACCACCCGATCGAAAGATGGGTCAAGCCGGAGGAATTCATCGAGTACCGCGACGCGGCCTACGAGATGGGCTTTGGCGCCGTCATGTCCGGCCCGCTCGTGCGCTCGTCTTACCGCGCAGGCAAGCTCTACGTGGAGGCTATGGCGAGCCGCGGGCGGGAGCTGCCAGACAACCTCAGGCACCTCGCCGAAACCTCGCAGGGTGACACCGCCCAGGAGGCCTCGACCCTTCTTAACAAGTACGGGCCATCGAAAGAGACGCCGGTGGTGACCCGCTAG
- the gcvH gene encoding glycine cleavage system protein GcvH has product MTLPDSFSYSEDHEWINTAAEAAVGATVRVGITSVAADRLGEVVFADLPQVGDTVTAGETCGEIESTKSVSDLYSPVTGTVTAVNEEIDGNFELINSDPFDAGWLYEVQVDEVGPLLSAAEYAEANGI; this is encoded by the coding sequence ATGACACTGCCGGACTCTTTCTCTTACTCCGAGGACCACGAGTGGATCAACACCGCTGCCGAGGCTGCCGTCGGTGCGACAGTGCGCGTGGGCATCACCTCCGTCGCAGCGGACCGGCTTGGGGAGGTCGTCTTCGCCGACCTACCCCAGGTGGGTGACACCGTCACCGCGGGAGAGACCTGCGGCGAAATCGAATCCACCAAGTCCGTCTCCGACCTGTACTCTCCCGTGACCGGAACCGTGACGGCAGTCAACGAGGAGATCGACGGCAACTTCGAGCTCATCAATTCCGACCCGTTCGACGCCGGCTGGCTCTACGAGGTCCAGGTTGACGAGGTCGGGCCCCTGCTTAGCGCGGCGGAGTACGCCGAAGCCAACGGGATTTGA